A stretch of the Flavobacterium sp. 5 genome encodes the following:
- the rimK gene encoding 30S ribosomal protein S6--L-glutamate ligase — MVQNKVILGSEEWCSFPELGIPTIKARVDSGAKTSALHAINIAPFIKNDANWVKFDINPIQNNIKTVIHCEAPLVGKRIVKSSSGFREHRYVIQTSISIGDTKWPIEMTLTNRDSMGFRMLLGREAMSGRILVDPEQKYLLGQPTPESLKELYVNSEKASSGLRIGLLASNPELYSNKRIMEAGEMRGHEMHFLNIKECYMKLDAKTPEIHYRGGKILNQFDAIIPRIRPSITFYGCALTRQFEALKVYCLNSSTAITQSRDKLYSLQLLLNHGVDIPTTGFANSPLDTDNLIKMVGGSPLIVKLLEGTQGKGVVLAETKKAAESVINAFKSLNANILVQEFIKEANGKDIRCFVIDGKVVAAIQREAMPGEFRANIHLGGTASVIKVTAEEKKIAIKAAKAMDLKVAGVDIIRSSKGPLLLEVNSSPGLEGIEGATNKDIAGEMIKAIEKNFKIK; from the coding sequence ATGGTACAAAATAAAGTCATACTGGGTAGCGAAGAATGGTGCTCATTTCCAGAATTAGGAATCCCAACAATTAAAGCTCGTGTCGATTCTGGTGCCAAAACATCTGCTTTGCATGCTATCAATATTGCGCCATTTATAAAAAACGATGCCAATTGGGTAAAGTTTGACATCAATCCTATCCAAAACAATATAAAAACAGTTATTCATTGCGAAGCTCCTTTAGTCGGAAAACGTATTGTAAAAAGCTCCAGCGGATTTAGAGAACATCGTTATGTGATTCAAACCAGCATATCTATTGGTGATACAAAATGGCCAATTGAAATGACACTTACCAATAGAGACTCAATGGGTTTCAGAATGCTTTTGGGAAGAGAAGCCATGAGCGGAAGAATACTTGTTGATCCTGAACAAAAATACCTTCTAGGACAACCAACACCTGAAAGCCTAAAAGAATTATATGTAAATTCAGAAAAAGCCAGCTCTGGTTTAAGAATTGGGCTTTTGGCTAGTAATCCTGAATTATACAGTAACAAAAGAATCATGGAAGCTGGCGAAATGCGAGGTCATGAAATGCATTTCTTGAACATCAAAGAATGTTACATGAAGCTTGATGCTAAAACTCCTGAAATTCATTATCGTGGTGGAAAAATATTAAATCAATTTGATGCTATTATCCCTAGAATTCGCCCTAGTATCACCTTTTATGGCTGTGCTTTGACGCGACAATTTGAAGCATTAAAAGTGTATTGTTTAAACTCATCTACAGCAATCACACAATCCAGAGATAAATTATATTCTTTGCAATTATTACTGAATCACGGTGTTGACATTCCAACTACTGGATTTGCTAATTCCCCATTAGATACAGATAATTTAATCAAAATGGTGGGTGGTTCGCCTCTTATCGTAAAATTATTAGAAGGAACTCAAGGAAAAGGAGTTGTATTGGCAGAAACTAAGAAAGCCGCAGAAAGTGTAATTAACGCTTTCAAAAGCCTAAATGCTAATATATTAGTCCAGGAATTCATCAAAGAAGCCAATGGAAAAGACATTCGTTGTTTTGTAATTGACGGGAAAGTTGTTGCTGCTATTCAACGAGAAGCAATGCCTGGTGAATTTAGAGCTAACATTCATTTGGGAGGAACTGCATCAGTAATTAAAGTTACAGCTGAGGAAAAAAAGATTGCCATAAAAGCTGCAAAAGCTATGGACTTAAAAGTTGCTGGAGTTGATATTATTCGTTCCTCAAAAGGACCGTTATTACTCGAAGTAAACTCTTCACCAGGATTAGAAGGAATAGAAGGCGCCACTAACAAAGATATTGCCGGAGAAATGATTAAAGCTATTGAGAAGAATTTTAAAATTAAATAA
- a CDS encoding DUF421 domain-containing protein, with protein sequence MNPYLDIIIRSTAVYLFMVIALRVFGKKELSQLNTADVILILLISNSVQNAMVGNNTTLWGGLAAATILFAINFVIKKLLFNSKKFSDFMLEKPEILIHNGTLDFKTLGKLNITSDELKEAMREHGVEFFKDVKIAMLEIDGNISIISGDKVLKQTHYKRRKNHKNLIQGN encoded by the coding sequence ATGAATCCATACCTAGATATCATCATTCGAAGTACAGCAGTGTATCTGTTCATGGTTATTGCATTGCGTGTTTTTGGCAAGAAAGAATTATCACAGCTCAATACGGCCGATGTGATTCTGATTCTTCTTATCAGCAATTCTGTGCAGAATGCAATGGTAGGAAATAACACAACATTGTGGGGCGGTTTGGCAGCAGCAACAATTCTTTTTGCAATTAACTTTGTTATCAAAAAGCTCTTGTTCAACTCTAAAAAATTCAGTGATTTCATGCTTGAAAAACCTGAGATTCTAATTCACAACGGGACTTTAGATTTCAAAACGTTAGGCAAGTTAAACATAACTTCGGATGAACTAAAAGAAGCAATGAGAGAACATGGTGTAGAATTTTTTAAAGATGTAAAAATAGCCATGCTTGAAATTGATGGAAACATAAGCATCATTAGTGGTGACAAAGTTTTAAAACAAACTCATTACAAACGAAGAAAGAATCATAAAAACTTAATTCAAGGGAATTAG
- a CDS encoding inorganic phosphate transporter encodes MTLLLIIIVLALIFDYINGFHDAANAIATVVATKVLSPFQAVLWAAFFNFLAYWVFGLGVANTVAKTADSSQIDLVVILAGVIAAIIWNLITWWQGIPSSSSHTLIGGFAGAAVAHAITMHGFSDYTLIEDGVQHTRHWYDIVSWYKDGKDGGMPSGVVIIIAFIVLAPLLGALMSYLISIWLLNASRKSILPKLFTIALMILSVWFVYNQMVPFEKIEKPRFDSHFWSIVFESHNIKWFLVAFIILSISTFALFFSSLNLHKADAVLKKMQLLSSAAFSLGHGGNDSQKVMGIIAAAVAVYIKTSGVDIMHLPEWLQVVLPDDDKGIKGVMPEWIPLACYTAIAVGTLSGGWKIVKTMGSKITKVTSFEGVAAETAGALTLYFTEHFKVPVSTTHTITGSIIGVGLTKRVSAVRWGVTVSLLWAWVLTIPVSALLASLVYWFLHIFL; translated from the coding sequence ATGACTTTACTATTAATTATTATAGTTCTAGCATTAATTTTTGATTACATCAATGGTTTCCATGATGCTGCAAATGCTATTGCTACTGTTGTTGCAACCAAGGTTTTATCCCCTTTTCAAGCGGTACTTTGGGCAGCTTTTTTTAACTTTTTGGCCTATTGGGTTTTTGGTTTAGGTGTAGCAAATACCGTTGCAAAGACAGCTGATTCAAGCCAAATAGATTTAGTTGTAATTCTTGCGGGTGTTATTGCTGCTATTATTTGGAATTTAATCACTTGGTGGCAAGGAATTCCTTCCAGTTCCTCACATACTTTAATTGGAGGTTTTGCAGGAGCAGCAGTTGCTCATGCAATTACAATGCACGGGTTTTCAGATTATACTTTAATAGAAGATGGAGTGCAACATACGAGACATTGGTATGATATTGTAAGTTGGTACAAAGATGGAAAAGATGGTGGTATGCCTTCTGGAGTTGTAATTATCATTGCTTTTATAGTTCTTGCCCCTTTATTAGGAGCCTTAATGTCGTATTTAATTTCTATCTGGTTATTAAATGCTTCTAGAAAAAGTATCCTTCCTAAGTTGTTTACAATCGCATTGATGATACTATCAGTTTGGTTTGTTTATAATCAAATGGTTCCATTTGAAAAAATCGAAAAACCTCGTTTTGATTCTCATTTTTGGAGTATTGTATTTGAATCACATAATATTAAATGGTTTTTAGTAGCTTTTATAATATTATCTATTTCAACATTCGCTTTATTTTTTAGTAGTTTAAATTTGCATAAAGCTGATGCAGTTTTGAAAAAAATGCAATTGTTATCTTCTGCTGCATTTAGTTTAGGCCACGGTGGAAACGATTCTCAAAAAGTTATGGGAATTATCGCAGCAGCTGTTGCGGTATATATTAAAACCAGTGGTGTAGATATTATGCATCTTCCTGAGTGGTTGCAAGTAGTGCTTCCAGATGATGATAAAGGAATAAAAGGAGTAATGCCAGAATGGATTCCTTTAGCTTGTTATACTGCCATTGCGGTTGGAACATTAAGTGGTGGTTGGAAAATTGTAAAAACAATGGGTTCTAAAATCACTAAAGTGACTTCTTTTGAAGGAGTAGCAGCCGAAACAGCAGGAGCCTTAACGCTTTATTTTACAGAACATTTTAAAGTGCCGGTAAGTACAACACATACTATTACAGGTTCTATAATTGGAGTTGGATTAACGAAACGTGTTTCAGCTGTTCGTTGGGGGGTAACTGTAAGTTTACTTTGGGCTTGGGTTTTAACAATTCCAGTTTCAGCATTACTAGCTTCATTAGTATATTGGTTCCTACATATATTTTTATAG
- a CDS encoding DUF47 domain-containing protein, with amino-acid sequence MSLNSIFQFLVPKDKKFFPLFEEASSNLIELASNLHEAVNLPLKEREVLFIKIDELEQKGEDITRQTNLELSKNFITPFDREDIYSLITSIDYVADYLHGAASRMRLYQVDKITKSIRKMTEINLEACQNIDVAVKELKNLSNMKTITNACAKINKLENKSDMVYNKAVFEIFENETDAKNIIKYKEVLSVLESATDKCKSVASVLESITVKHS; translated from the coding sequence ATGTCATTAAATTCTATTTTTCAATTTTTAGTACCGAAAGACAAAAAATTCTTTCCTCTTTTCGAAGAAGCGTCAAGTAATTTAATTGAATTAGCTTCAAATTTGCACGAAGCAGTAAATCTTCCTTTAAAAGAAAGAGAAGTTCTTTTTATCAAAATAGATGAATTAGAACAAAAAGGGGAGGACATTACCCGTCAGACTAATTTAGAATTGAGCAAAAACTTTATTACTCCTTTTGATAGAGAGGATATTTATTCTTTGATTACTTCAATTGATTATGTAGCTGATTATCTTCATGGAGCTGCTTCAAGAATGCGTTTGTATCAAGTGGATAAAATCACAAAATCAATTCGTAAAATGACAGAAATCAATCTGGAAGCCTGTCAAAATATTGATGTTGCTGTAAAAGAGTTAAAAAACTTAAGCAACATGAAAACGATTACCAACGCTTGTGCAAAAATCAATAAGTTGGAAAATAAATCGGATATGGTTTATAATAAAGCTGTTTTTGAAATTTTCGAAAACGAAACAGATGCCAAAAATATCATTAAATATAAAGAAGTATTGTCAGTTTTAGAATCTGCTACTGATAAATGCAAGAGTGTTGCTAGTGTTTTAGAATCTATCACAGTAAAACATTCTTAA
- the hutH gene encoding histidine ammonia-lyase, with protein MENTHYINTDLLSFEVLQEIISHHKLVALSENAKTNILKCRKYLDAKMASHSEPIYGINTGFGSLCNVKISNENLSKLQENLVKSHSCGTGEEVPNEIVKLMLLLKIQSLSYGHSGIQLQTVQRLVDFYNNDILPIIYTQGSLGASGDLAPLAHLSLPLLGEGEVWFEGKKVNSSVVLKHFGWEPIVLQSKEGLALLNGTQFMSAYGAHIVLKANKFSFLADLIGTISLEGFDGRIEPFNELIHYIRPHNGQIATAKRVKEFLEGSQIIEQAKTHVQDPYSFRCIPQVHGASKDAFDYVKKVFKTEINSVTDNPNIFIESDQIISGGNFHGQPLALALDFMAIALAELGSISERRTYQLISGLRNLPAFLVDNPGLNSGFMIPQYTAASIASQNKQLATPSSVDSIVSSNGQEDHVSMGANGATKCLRVMDNLERILAIELMNASQAIEYRRPLQSSDFIEMFLKSYREEVPLVKEDRILHYDIEKTVAFLNSFQIEDDLLTLA; from the coding sequence ATGGAGAATACACATTATATAAACACCGATTTGCTTTCCTTCGAAGTATTGCAGGAAATTATTTCTCATCATAAATTAGTTGCTCTTTCGGAGAATGCAAAAACTAATATTTTAAAGTGTAGAAAATACTTAGATGCTAAAATGGCTTCTCACTCGGAACCAATTTATGGAATTAATACAGGTTTTGGTTCTCTTTGTAATGTAAAAATTTCAAATGAGAATTTATCAAAGCTTCAGGAAAACCTTGTGAAGTCACACTCTTGTGGTACTGGTGAAGAGGTTCCGAATGAGATTGTAAAATTAATGTTGTTGCTTAAGATTCAGTCACTAAGTTACGGTCATTCTGGAATTCAATTACAAACTGTGCAGCGATTGGTTGATTTTTACAATAATGATATTTTGCCAATAATTTATACGCAAGGATCACTTGGTGCTTCTGGCGATTTAGCTCCTTTGGCTCATTTGTCATTGCCACTTTTAGGAGAAGGAGAAGTTTGGTTTGAAGGTAAAAAAGTAAATTCGAGTGTAGTTTTGAAACATTTTGGTTGGGAGCCAATAGTTTTACAATCCAAAGAAGGTTTGGCATTGTTAAACGGAACTCAGTTTATGAGTGCTTACGGTGCACATATTGTATTGAAAGCGAATAAATTTTCTTTTTTAGCAGATTTAATCGGAACTATTTCTTTAGAAGGTTTTGATGGTAGAATAGAGCCTTTTAATGAGTTGATTCATTATATTAGACCTCATAATGGTCAAATTGCAACAGCAAAACGAGTAAAAGAATTTCTTGAGGGTAGTCAAATCATCGAGCAGGCAAAAACTCATGTTCAAGATCCATATTCTTTCCGTTGTATTCCACAAGTACACGGTGCTTCAAAAGATGCTTTTGATTATGTCAAAAAAGTATTCAAAACCGAAATTAATTCGGTTACCGATAATCCTAATATATTCATAGAAAGCGACCAGATTATTTCTGGAGGAAATTTTCATGGACAACCTTTGGCTTTGGCTTTAGATTTTATGGCAATTGCTTTAGCCGAATTAGGAAGTATTTCTGAGCGCAGGACGTATCAATTAATTTCAGGTTTACGAAATCTTCCAGCTTTTTTGGTTGATAATCCCGGATTGAATTCTGGTTTTATGATTCCTCAATATACAGCTGCAAGTATTGCCAGTCAAAACAAGCAGTTGGCAACTCCATCAAGTGTAGATAGTATTGTTTCAAGTAACGGACAGGAAGATCACGTGAGTATGGGAGCAAATGGTGCTACAAAATGTTTGCGTGTAATGGATAATTTGGAACGTATTTTGGCTATTGAATTGATGAATGCATCACAAGCAATCGAATATAGAAGACCTTTACAGTCTAGTGATTTTATAGAAATGTTTTTAAAATCTTACAGAGAAGAAGTTCCTTTAGTAAAAGAAGATAGAATTTTACATTATGACATTGAGAAAACAGTGGCTTTCCTTAATAGTTTTCAAATTGAAGATGATTTGTTAACATTGGCTTAA
- the thrA gene encoding bifunctional aspartate kinase/homoserine dehydrogenase I has product MRVLKFGGTSVANAENIKLVLDIVLNKAQAEKLVVVVSALSKVTDLLHLAASKAASNDESFKEIVTEIEKKHLEALKQLIPVSEQSGLLSHIKRIINHLETLLDGCFLLGELSPRTLDTILSFGELLSSYIIAEALKQKLKESKYKDSRELIKTNNQYGKAAVNFDVTNPLIAEYFNSESAQVTVMPGFISMSIDGINTTLGRGGSDYTAAIIAGAINANELEIWTDVNGMFTANPKIVKQAQPIATISYQEAMELSHFGAKVLYPPTIQPVLRKSIPIIIKNTFEPQAEGTLISNSITQHTNPVKGITHIDNITLITLEGSGMIGVAGSSKRLFEVLSNESINVIFITQASSEHSICIGILNSDAETAEIAINKAFQIEIAQNKIDPCIVEQNLCIIALVGENMKNHQGLSGRMFSTLGKNNVNIRAIAQGASERNISVVINERDVKKALNTLHENFFEENTKQLNLFVMGVGNVGEKFIEQIHQQKKFLKENLKINLRVIAVSNSRKMHFDEDGISLKEWQSLLEKGETANKEEFITKVKALNLRNSIFVDITANEEVSKTYEHYLKQNVAVVTCNKIACSSAYDNYKKLKGLSRQFNAPFLFETNVGAGLPIIDTVKNLIASGDKVHKIQAVLSGSLNFIFNNFDENNTFHDVVKEAGVQGFTEPDPKIDLSGIDVARKILILIRESGYQMEIEDIENQSFLPKACMGTTNNEAFFASLKEHAKHFESILAEANEKESRLKFVAQFENGKASVGLQFIPKDHPFYNLEGKDNIVLFYTDRYVDQPLLIKGAGAGAAVTASGIFADVIRIGNN; this is encoded by the coding sequence ATGAGAGTATTAAAATTTGGCGGTACTTCGGTAGCCAATGCAGAAAACATAAAATTAGTTTTAGACATAGTCCTTAATAAAGCACAAGCCGAAAAACTTGTTGTTGTTGTATCCGCTTTAAGCAAAGTAACCGATTTATTGCATTTAGCTGCTTCAAAAGCTGCATCCAATGATGAGAGTTTCAAAGAAATTGTTACCGAAATTGAGAAAAAACATTTAGAAGCACTTAAACAACTTATTCCTGTTAGCGAACAAAGTGGTTTATTAAGTCATATTAAAAGAATTATTAATCACTTAGAAACACTGCTTGATGGCTGTTTCTTATTAGGTGAATTATCTCCAAGAACTTTAGATACTATTCTAAGTTTTGGTGAATTATTATCTTCATACATTATAGCTGAAGCTTTAAAACAAAAGTTAAAAGAAAGTAAATACAAAGACAGCCGTGAATTAATTAAAACAAATAATCAATACGGCAAAGCTGCTGTAAACTTTGATGTTACTAATCCACTTATCGCTGAGTATTTCAATTCAGAAAGTGCTCAAGTAACTGTAATGCCTGGTTTTATTTCTATGTCAATCGATGGAATCAATACGACTTTAGGCCGTGGAGGTTCTGATTATACTGCTGCTATAATTGCTGGAGCTATAAATGCAAACGAATTGGAAATTTGGACAGATGTAAATGGAATGTTTACAGCAAATCCAAAAATTGTAAAACAAGCTCAGCCTATTGCTACAATTTCGTATCAAGAAGCTATGGAATTGTCACATTTTGGTGCCAAAGTATTGTATCCGCCAACGATTCAGCCTGTATTAAGAAAAAGCATTCCAATTATAATCAAAAATACTTTCGAACCACAAGCCGAAGGAACTTTGATTTCAAATTCTATTACTCAACATACAAATCCAGTAAAAGGAATTACTCATATCGATAATATTACTTTGATAACTCTTGAAGGTTCAGGAATGATTGGCGTAGCTGGTTCTTCTAAACGTCTTTTTGAAGTATTGTCTAATGAAAGCATTAATGTAATTTTTATTACTCAAGCTTCATCAGAACACTCTATTTGTATTGGTATTTTGAATTCGGATGCTGAAACTGCTGAAATTGCTATCAATAAAGCGTTCCAAATAGAAATTGCTCAAAACAAAATTGATCCTTGTATTGTTGAACAAAACCTTTGTATTATTGCTTTGGTTGGTGAAAACATGAAAAATCATCAAGGTTTAAGCGGTAGAATGTTTAGTACTTTAGGAAAAAACAACGTTAATATTCGTGCCATTGCTCAAGGTGCTTCTGAAAGAAACATCTCTGTGGTTATTAACGAAAGAGACGTTAAAAAAGCACTAAACACTTTACACGAAAACTTCTTTGAAGAGAACACTAAGCAGCTAAACTTATTTGTAATGGGAGTTGGAAATGTAGGTGAAAAATTCATCGAGCAAATCCACCAACAAAAGAAATTCTTAAAAGAAAATCTAAAAATAAATCTAAGAGTTATAGCCGTTTCTAATTCTCGAAAAATGCATTTTGACGAAGATGGAATTTCTTTAAAAGAATGGCAATCACTTTTAGAAAAAGGAGAAACTGCCAATAAAGAAGAATTTATTACTAAGGTTAAAGCACTCAATTTACGTAACAGTATTTTTGTTGATATTACAGCCAATGAAGAAGTATCTAAAACATACGAGCACTATTTAAAACAAAATGTTGCAGTAGTTACTTGTAACAAAATTGCGTGTTCATCAGCGTATGATAATTACAAAAAACTAAAAGGTTTATCACGCCAATTCAATGCGCCTTTCCTTTTTGAAACTAATGTTGGAGCTGGACTACCAATTATCGATACTGTAAAAAACCTAATCGCTTCTGGTGATAAAGTACATAAAATTCAAGCCGTTTTGTCAGGAAGTCTGAACTTTATTTTCAATAATTTTGATGAAAATAATACTTTTCATGACGTGGTTAAAGAAGCTGGAGTTCAAGGGTTTACAGAACCAGATCCGAAAATAGATTTAAGCGGAATTGACGTAGCCAGAAAGATTCTTATTCTGATTCGTGAGAGCGGATACCAAATGGAAATTGAAGATATTGAGAACCAATCTTTTCTTCCAAAAGCATGTATGGGAACTACTAATAATGAAGCATTTTTCGCTTCATTAAAAGAACACGCAAAACACTTCGAATCTATTTTGGCAGAAGCAAATGAAAAAGAAAGCCGATTAAAATTTGTGGCTCAATTTGAAAATGGAAAAGCAAGCGTAGGATTGCAATTTATCCCAAAAGATCATCCGTTTTACAATCTGGAAGGAAAAGACAATATCGTTTTATTCTATACAGATCGTTATGTTGATCAGCCATTATTGATAAAAGGTGCTGGTGCAGGAGCTGCGGTTACAGCTTCTGGAATATTTGCAGATGTAATTAGAATAGGAAATAATTAA
- a CDS encoding homoserine kinase has translation MNEIKLFCPATIANLSCGFDVLGLCLATAGDEMIVRKSDVKGVRITKIVGADLPLETENNVAGVAALAMLEEVETEFGFEIEIYKHIKAGSGIGSSAASSAGAVFGINELLGRPFTRKELVKFAMQGEKLASGNAHADNVAPALLGGFTLVRSSNPLDIIKITSPSELYATVVHPQIELKTSDARSVLKQTVSLKSAITQWGNVGGLVAGLYTQDYELIGRSLHDEIIEPIRSMLIPGFDLIKQTAYENGALGSGISGSGPSIFALSKGKENADKIAKAMSAVYEEMGLPYEIHVSKVNDEGMKII, from the coding sequence ATGAACGAAATAAAACTATTTTGCCCAGCTACAATTGCGAATCTTTCGTGTGGTTTTGATGTGCTCGGACTTTGTTTAGCCACTGCTGGTGACGAAATGATTGTACGTAAATCAGATGTAAAAGGAGTTCGTATTACAAAAATAGTCGGTGCTGATTTACCATTAGAAACTGAAAACAATGTAGCTGGAGTTGCTGCTCTGGCGATGTTAGAAGAAGTGGAAACTGAATTTGGTTTTGAAATCGAAATCTACAAACACATCAAAGCAGGAAGTGGAATCGGTAGTAGTGCTGCCAGTTCAGCGGGTGCTGTTTTTGGAATCAACGAATTATTAGGACGCCCTTTCACTAGAAAAGAATTAGTAAAATTTGCTATGCAAGGCGAAAAACTAGCCAGTGGAAATGCACATGCTGACAACGTAGCTCCTGCCCTTTTGGGAGGTTTTACATTAGTAAGAAGTTCAAATCCTTTAGATATTATAAAAATTACAAGCCCATCTGAATTATATGCTACGGTTGTTCATCCTCAAATTGAGTTAAAAACATCGGATGCGCGTTCGGTATTAAAACAAACCGTTTCTCTAAAAAGCGCCATTACCCAATGGGGAAATGTAGGCGGATTGGTAGCGGGATTATACACTCAGGATTACGAATTGATTGGACGCTCGTTACATGACGAAATCATCGAACCTATTCGTTCTATGCTGATTCCAGGTTTTGATTTAATCAAACAAACCGCTTACGAAAATGGAGCGTTGGGTTCAGGAATATCTGGTTCTGGTCCTTCTATTTTTGCTTTAAGCAAAGGAAAAGAAAATGCAGATAAAATTGCCAAAGCTATGAGCGCTGTTTATGAAGAAATGGGTTTGCCTTACGAAATTCACGTTTCTAAAGTAAACGACGAAGGAATGAAAATTATTTAA
- the thrC gene encoding threonine synthase, whose protein sequence is MKYYSLNHNAPNVSFQEAVIQGLATDKGLYFPESITPLAQSFFDTIENLSHEEIAFEAIQQFVGDKIPTAILKEIIAETLCFDFPLVEVENGIYSLELFHGPTMAFKDVGARFMSRCLGYFNKDKKNNKNTVLVATSGDTGGAVASGFLGVKGVDVVILYPSGKVSDIQERQLTTLGQNIRALEVDGVFDDCQDMVKKAFLDKDLEHVHLTSANSINIARWLPQMFYFFFAYKALKSQNKPLVFSCPSGNFGNICAGIIAKKLGLPIEHFVASTNVNDTVPRFLTNGIYDPKPSIATISNAMDVGNPSNFVRIQEMYQNDLEQFKKDFSSYTFNDAETLVALKAIFNERGYIAEPHGAVGYLGLKKELLNIPNAIGVFLETAHPIKFLDVVEPALGVTLPLPTQIESVMNKEKVSTKIKTYEELKAFIG, encoded by the coding sequence ATGAAATATTACAGTTTAAACCATAATGCACCCAACGTTTCTTTTCAGGAAGCAGTAATACAAGGACTAGCAACCGATAAAGGTTTGTATTTCCCAGAAAGCATCACTCCCCTAGCTCAAAGCTTTTTTGATACAATTGAAAATTTATCGCACGAAGAAATTGCTTTTGAAGCTATCCAACAGTTTGTGGGCGACAAAATCCCAACAGCTATTTTAAAAGAAATCATTGCAGAAACTTTGTGTTTTGATTTTCCTTTGGTCGAAGTAGAAAACGGAATCTATTCTCTTGAATTATTTCATGGTCCAACAATGGCGTTTAAAGACGTAGGAGCTCGTTTTATGTCTCGTTGTTTAGGATATTTCAACAAAGATAAAAAAAACAACAAAAACACTGTATTGGTAGCGACTTCTGGAGATACAGGAGGAGCTGTTGCCAGTGGTTTTCTTGGCGTAAAAGGTGTTGATGTGGTTATTCTTTATCCTTCGGGAAAAGTGAGCGACATTCAAGAAAGACAACTAACAACTTTAGGACAAAATATAAGAGCGCTTGAAGTTGATGGCGTTTTTGATGATTGTCAGGACATGGTTAAAAAAGCATTTTTAGATAAAGATTTAGAGCACGTTCATTTAACCTCTGCCAATTCTATCAATATTGCGCGTTGGTTACCACAAATGTTTTATTTCTTCTTTGCTTACAAAGCCTTGAAATCACAAAACAAACCGTTGGTTTTCTCTTGCCCAAGCGGAAACTTCGGAAATATTTGCGCTGGTATCATCGCCAAAAAACTAGGATTACCAATCGAACATTTCGTAGCATCGACCAATGTAAATGATACCGTTCCTAGATTCCTTACTAACGGAATTTACGATCCAAAACCATCAATCGCAACGATTTCGAATGCCATGGATGTTGGAAACCCAAGTAATTTTGTTCGTATTCAGGAGATGTATCAAAATGATTTGGAGCAATTCAAAAAAGATTTCAGTTCATATACCTTCAACGATGCTGAAACATTGGTAGCACTAAAAGCAATTTTTAACGAAAGAGGTTATATTGCAGAACCACACGGAGCAGTTGGTTATTTGGGATTGAAAAAAGAATTACTAAACATTCCAAACGCTATTGGTGTATTCCTAGAAACAGCACATCCTATCAAGTTCTTGGATGTTGTAGAACCTGCATTGGGAGTAACATTACCATTACCTACACAAATAGAAAGCGTAATGAACAAAGAAAAAGTAAGTACCAAAATCAAAACATACGAAGAATTAAAAGCTTTCATCGGATAG